From a region of the Thermosulfurimonas sp. F29 genome:
- a CDS encoding ABC transporter ATP-binding protein codes for MSETVKVLELREVHRSYRLRRLWGRGPRVEVLRGIDLTLYENETLGLVGESGCGKSTLARVALALEPPDRGEVYFLDAPFWRVSSSRRKALRPKLQAVFQDPAASLNPRLRVVDLVTEPLRLQGVGHREAREKALRLLELTGLSSELLSRFPHQLSGGQRQRVALARALASNPRVIVLDEPTSALDVSVQAQILELLEELRHRFGMSYLFISHDLPVVLYLSHRVAVMYLGEIVELGPREVFFGDLLHPYTQILLAAVPGGDRPRRKPLGEPPSLLHRPRGCVFHPRCPEAGDLCRRKAPTLKEVEPGHLIACHRR; via the coding sequence ATGTCTGAAACGGTGAAGGTGCTCGAGCTTCGGGAGGTCCATCGAAGCTATCGGCTCCGGCGACTCTGGGGCCGGGGGCCGAGGGTGGAGGTGCTCCGGGGGATCGACCTGACCCTTTACGAGAACGAGACCCTGGGACTGGTGGGGGAGAGCGGTTGCGGGAAAAGCACGCTGGCCCGGGTGGCCCTGGCCTTAGAGCCCCCTGATCGGGGAGAGGTGTATTTTCTGGACGCCCCTTTCTGGCGGGTGTCCTCGTCACGCCGTAAGGCCCTGCGTCCGAAACTGCAGGCCGTCTTCCAGGATCCGGCGGCTTCCCTCAATCCCCGCCTGCGCGTGGTGGACCTCGTTACCGAGCCCCTGAGGTTGCAAGGAGTCGGCCACCGCGAGGCCCGGGAGAAAGCCCTCCGGCTCCTGGAACTGACCGGACTCTCCTCCGAACTCCTCTCCCGTTTTCCTCACCAGCTTTCCGGCGGGCAGCGCCAGCGCGTGGCCCTCGCCAGGGCGCTCGCCTCAAACCCCCGGGTCATCGTCCTGGACGAACCCACCTCGGCCCTGGATGTCTCCGTGCAGGCCCAGATCCTAGAACTTCTCGAGGAACTCAGGCACCGTTTCGGGATGAGTTATCTCTTCATCTCCCACGACCTTCCGGTGGTACTTTATCTGAGCCATAGGGTAGCGGTCATGTACCTGGGGGAGATCGTGGAGCTGGGCCCCCGGGAGGTCTTCTTCGGGGACCTGCTCCATCCCTACACCCAGATTCTGCTTGCGGCGGTCCCGGGAGGGGATCGGCCCCGGAGGAAACCCCTCGGCGAACCCCCCAGCCTCCTTCATCGGCCGCGGGGTTGCGTCTTTCATCCCCGCTGCCCGGAGGCCGGGGACCTCTGCCGCCGCAAGGCCCCGACCCTCAAGGAGGTGGAGCCCGGGCACCTGATAGCCTGTCACCGGAGGTGA
- the rtcA gene encoding RNA 3'-terminal phosphate cyclase has translation MLVLDGSYGEGGGQILRTALTLSLLTGRPFRLINIRAGRPRPGLRPQHLACVRGAARLAGAEVEGDGRGSLEITFRPGRPRPGAYTLDIGTAGATGLLFQTLYLPLSAAGGGRLILRGGTHVPHSPCFHYLSEVFWPVAEAMGLSGTLRIRRYGFYPAGGGEILAELEPVKALVGVTLAPPFRPRLTRVLSVTSRDLPAHIRRRQARRAEKLLEEAGIRGEVMIEAVESPSPGTFVGVWGLEETKRLGHFALGARGKPAERVAEEAVEPYLEDMEREASVDEHLADQILLPAALATGKTRFRTPRVTGHLLTNAWVISRFLPEAGIEIHGEEGHPGEVEVFGVGFF, from the coding sequence GTGCTCGTTCTCGACGGATCCTACGGAGAAGGCGGGGGACAGATCCTCCGGACCGCCCTCACCCTATCTCTTCTCACCGGGCGTCCTTTTCGCCTGATCAACATCCGGGCCGGGCGTCCCCGCCCGGGATTGAGGCCTCAGCATCTCGCCTGCGTCAGGGGAGCCGCCCGCCTGGCCGGGGCCGAGGTGGAGGGGGACGGCCGGGGATCCCTGGAGATCACCTTCCGCCCCGGACGCCCGCGCCCCGGCGCCTACACCCTGGACATAGGCACCGCCGGGGCCACCGGTCTGCTCTTCCAGACCCTCTACCTGCCCCTTTCCGCGGCGGGCGGAGGGCGTCTTATCCTGCGCGGAGGTACCCATGTGCCCCACAGCCCCTGCTTCCACTATCTCTCCGAGGTCTTCTGGCCGGTGGCCGAAGCCATGGGCCTCTCCGGAACCCTGAGGATCCGACGCTACGGCTTCTATCCCGCCGGAGGTGGAGAAATCCTCGCGGAACTGGAGCCCGTAAAGGCCCTGGTCGGGGTCACCCTGGCCCCTCCTTTCCGGCCCCGGCTGACCCGTGTCCTTTCCGTGACCAGCCGGGACCTCCCCGCCCACATTCGACGGCGTCAGGCCCGCCGCGCGGAAAAACTTCTCGAAGAAGCCGGAATTCGCGGTGAGGTCATGATTGAGGCGGTGGAAAGCCCCTCCCCCGGAACTTTTGTGGGAGTCTGGGGTCTGGAGGAGACGAAGAGACTGGGGCACTTCGCCCTGGGAGCCCGCGGCAAGCCCGCCGAGAGGGTGGCCGAGGAGGCGGTGGAGCCTTATCTTGAAGACATGGAGAGGGAGGCGTCCGTGGACGAACACCTGGCGGATCAGATCCTTCTTCCGGCGGCGCTGGCCACCGGAAAGACCCGCTTCCGAACTCCTCGCGTGACCGGGCATCTCCTGACCAACGCCTGGGTCATCAGCCGGTTCCTGCCGGAGGCCGGGATCGAAATCCACGGAGAGGAGGGACATCCGGGAGAGGTGGAGGTCTTCGGTGTCGGATTCTTCTGA
- a CDS encoding RNA ligase, which produces MSDSSETALERLKGVYFRNEQMRRLPLEAWERALQAGKLRALAGTKHPLFRLRRDFRGFAAGTVFGPGITLPGFPHIPRLFRLSTGVPRYFRKPFFAEEKIEGYNVRLFRIGGEILALTRRGFICPFATDRFPDFLPDLPRFLDDHPDLCVCAEVAGPGNPFVGEWPPYIREDVRFFVFDLMKVPEGRLLPPEEKYALLEAYGFPRPEIHGPFEPGAPEPLLDLLRRYEAEGREGVVLKESGGGTYLKYATPASHLEDLRVVFPYLGDVPPEYLTHRLVRYVLSRWELAGSLSGEEWSEVGRRLLAPLSELLRRVDEGEPVTEAFRLRFRTERALRALLAHFRHARVKVEVRKVEEKEGYLVVELIKIYPRATAFWKQKLEGFAVVD; this is translated from the coding sequence GTGTCGGATTCTTCTGAGACCGCTCTGGAGCGCCTGAAGGGCGTTTACTTCCGCAACGAGCAGATGAGGCGGTTGCCTCTCGAGGCGTGGGAGAGGGCCCTTCAGGCCGGAAAACTGCGCGCCCTCGCTGGAACCAAACATCCGCTTTTCCGGCTCCGCCGCGACTTCAGGGGATTTGCCGCCGGAACGGTCTTCGGGCCGGGGATCACCCTGCCCGGATTCCCACACATTCCGCGCCTCTTCCGTCTCTCCACCGGGGTGCCGCGCTACTTCCGGAAACCCTTCTTTGCCGAAGAAAAGATCGAGGGCTACAATGTCCGGCTTTTTCGCATCGGAGGAGAGATCCTGGCCCTGACCCGGAGGGGATTCATCTGCCCCTTTGCCACCGATCGTTTCCCCGACTTTCTGCCCGATCTTCCCCGTTTCCTTGACGACCATCCTGACCTCTGCGTCTGTGCCGAGGTGGCGGGGCCGGGAAACCCCTTCGTGGGGGAATGGCCTCCCTACATAAGGGAGGATGTGCGTTTTTTCGTGTTCGACCTCATGAAGGTGCCGGAGGGGCGCCTCCTGCCTCCGGAGGAAAAGTATGCCCTGCTCGAGGCCTACGGTTTCCCTCGTCCCGAGATTCACGGCCCCTTTGAGCCCGGGGCCCCCGAACCGCTCCTGGATCTTCTGCGTCGTTACGAAGCGGAGGGCCGGGAGGGGGTGGTACTCAAGGAATCCGGCGGGGGGACCTACCTCAAGTACGCCACGCCGGCCTCCCACCTGGAGGACCTGCGGGTGGTTTTCCCCTATCTGGGGGATGTGCCTCCGGAGTATCTAACGCATCGGCTGGTGCGGTATGTGCTGAGCCGGTGGGAGCTCGCCGGATCCCTCTCCGGTGAGGAATGGAGCGAGGTGGGCCGACGCCTGCTCGCTCCCCTCTCCGAGCTTCTCCGCAGGGTGGACGAGGGAGAGCCGGTCACCGAGGCCTTCCGGCTCCGTTTCCGGACCGAACGGGCCCTGAGAGCCCTGCTGGCCCACTTCAGACACGCCCGGGTAAAGGTGGAGGTGCGGAAAGTGGAGGAGAAAGAGGGGTACCTGGTGGTGGAGCTGATCAAGATCTATCCGCGGGCCACCGCTTTCTGGAAACAGAAGCTGGAAGGGTTTGCCGTGGTGGATTAG
- a CDS encoding permease: protein MVGAYFTSLTHLFLESAPYLLAGLFIAGLLRVFLPEEFLIRHLGGHSLLGAFKAALLGLPLPLCSCGVLPAAVGLYRQGAGLPATFAFLVATPQTSVDAIALAYGLLGGVFAVAYPLSALGAALLVALAITFGTGRRHRETTTPLLSCACCSEQNPHTHTFSEKLVASLRHSVEELFAEIARPLLVGFLLAALVSVLLPPDLARVLSAHGLTYPAMLLLGLPLYLCATASIPLGYALLTKGFSPGSVLIFLMAGPATNVTSLTVLVRVFGKRITILYLVSLILAAFVSGWIFDRLVGGFVPPGKGALEEGPGPVSVLSAGVLGVFFLRELLWKRLFSRKGIS from the coding sequence ATGGTGGGAGCCTATTTTACGAGTCTCACGCACCTCTTCCTGGAAAGCGCTCCGTATCTTCTGGCCGGGCTTTTCATCGCCGGACTTCTCAGGGTGTTTCTCCCGGAGGAGTTTCTCATCCGCCACCTGGGAGGTCATTCCCTTCTCGGAGCTTTCAAGGCGGCCCTTCTGGGGCTACCGCTTCCTCTTTGCAGTTGCGGGGTGCTTCCGGCGGCGGTGGGGCTCTATCGTCAGGGCGCAGGGCTCCCGGCCACCTTCGCCTTTCTGGTGGCCACCCCTCAGACCAGCGTGGACGCCATCGCCCTGGCCTACGGACTCCTGGGCGGAGTCTTTGCGGTGGCCTATCCTCTTTCAGCCCTCGGTGCGGCTCTCCTGGTGGCCCTCGCCATTACCTTCGGTACCGGGCGGCGACACCGGGAAACCACCACCCCCCTCCTCTCCTGTGCCTGTTGCTCCGAGCAGAATCCTCATACTCACACCTTTTCCGAAAAACTGGTCGCCTCCCTGCGTCACTCCGTGGAGGAACTCTTCGCCGAGATAGCCCGTCCCCTCCTCGTGGGATTTCTCCTGGCGGCGCTGGTCTCCGTCCTGCTTCCCCCGGATCTGGCCCGCGTACTCTCCGCTCACGGGCTCACCTATCCGGCCATGCTCCTCCTGGGGCTCCCCCTCTATCTATGCGCCACCGCCTCCATACCCCTGGGCTACGCCCTCCTGACCAAGGGATTCAGCCCCGGAAGCGTGCTCATCTTCCTCATGGCCGGACCGGCCACCAATGTGACCTCCCTCACGGTGCTGGTGAGGGTGTTCGGAAAACGGATAACGATCCTCTACCTGGTTAGCCTCATCCTGGCCGCTTTTGTCTCGGGGTGGATCTTCGACCGCCTGGTGGGAGGATTCGTCCCCCCGGGAAAGGGCGCTCTGGAGGAGGGACCGGGGCCGGTATCCGTGCTCTCCGCCGGCGTTCTGGGCGTGTTTTTCCTGCGGGAACTCCTGTGGAAAAGACTCTTCTCACGAAAGGGAATAAGCTAA
- a CDS encoding TIGR01777 family oxidoreductase, translating to MVRVFVVGGTGFIGRALLSRLVKAGYEVWALVRSKARIAVLPEGVRPVPGDPLQPGPWQEEAARCAVGFNLAGASIFRRWSKEYKQLLRDSRILSTRLLGEALSRGEGRVLVNASAVGYYGDTGEITVEEDHPPGKDFLARLCVDWEKAALSFEKQGLRVAVARFGIVLGPDGGALLSMLPVFRLGLGGPIGSGRQWFPWIHRADVAAALVFLAETPGARGPFNLVAPEPVRQREFARELARVLRRPAFLPAPLWGLRLVFGEVAGVLAESCRAVPRRLLSLGFRFSFPKLRPALENILHKKGGQP from the coding sequence ATGGTAAGGGTTTTCGTGGTGGGGGGCACGGGGTTTATCGGGCGAGCCCTCCTATCCAGGCTGGTAAAGGCCGGCTACGAGGTATGGGCCCTGGTGCGGAGCAAGGCCCGGATTGCGGTTTTGCCGGAGGGAGTTCGTCCGGTGCCGGGGGACCCCCTGCAGCCCGGGCCCTGGCAGGAGGAGGCCGCCCGCTGCGCGGTAGGGTTCAACCTGGCCGGGGCCAGCATTTTCCGCCGCTGGAGCAAAGAATACAAGCAACTACTGCGGGATTCCCGAATACTCTCCACCCGGCTTCTGGGAGAAGCCCTTTCCCGGGGCGAGGGGCGCGTTCTCGTAAACGCCTCCGCGGTGGGCTACTACGGTGACACCGGGGAGATCACGGTGGAGGAGGATCATCCGCCGGGTAAGGATTTTCTGGCCCGGCTGTGTGTGGACTGGGAAAAAGCGGCCCTTTCCTTTGAAAAACAGGGACTCCGGGTGGCGGTGGCCCGATTCGGAATCGTCCTGGGACCCGACGGAGGGGCACTGCTTTCCATGCTTCCGGTCTTTCGTCTGGGGCTCGGGGGGCCCATAGGCTCGGGAAGACAGTGGTTTCCCTGGATACACCGGGCCGATGTAGCGGCGGCCCTGGTCTTTCTCGCGGAGACCCCCGGGGCCAGAGGACCCTTCAATTTGGTGGCTCCGGAACCAGTGCGGCAGAGGGAGTTCGCCCGGGAACTCGCACGGGTGCTCCGGCGTCCGGCCTTCCTCCCCGCCCCTCTCTGGGGTCTCCGGCTCGTCTTCGGCGAGGTGGCCGGGGTACTTGCGGAAAGCTGCCGGGCCGTGCCCCGGAGGCTCCTCTCACTGGGTTTTCGTTTCTCCTTTCCGAAACTCCGCCCCGCCCTGGAGAACATACTGCACAAAAAAGGAGGACAACCATGA
- a CDS encoding ATP-dependent 6-phosphofructokinase, which produces MKPTCSLFDFLEEIPDDINTAIEVLGPARIENPLDLPRGCFVTDEMRVVLRVSENYLREAVEKDRSIPSAELAGPRPYIYFDPAKTRAAVVTCGGLCPGINDVIRSIVLTLYHSYGVRHIYGIRYGLQGFIPGYGHDVVELTPEVVASIHELGGTFLGTSRGHQPIDQIVDALERMNVNILFMIGGDGTFRAANKIREEIDRRGLKIAVVGIPKTIDNDIWLVSRTFGFVTAVEEACKAIRCAHTEAIGAPNGIGLVKVMGRHSGFIAAAATLATKEVNFCLIPEEDFDLDGPRGLLAALERRLAERKHAVIVVAEGAGQKYVQGEKPEYDPSGNLKLGDIGAFLRDRIKAYFKAKNIEVYVRYIDPSYIIRSVPACVDDRIYCGFLGQYAVHAAMAGKTGLMISYLNHHYVHLPLSEAVKRRKQVNTQSRFWLSVLESTGQGRLKNE; this is translated from the coding sequence ATGAAACCCACCTGTTCCCTTTTCGACTTTCTGGAGGAGATCCCTGACGACATCAACACTGCGATAGAAGTTCTCGGTCCGGCCCGCATCGAAAACCCCCTGGATCTTCCCAGGGGCTGTTTCGTCACCGACGAAATGCGGGTGGTCCTGCGGGTCTCGGAGAACTACCTGCGCGAGGCCGTCGAAAAGGACCGGAGCATTCCCTCGGCGGAGCTGGCCGGTCCAAGACCCTACATCTATTTCGATCCGGCCAAGACCAGGGCCGCGGTGGTGACCTGCGGAGGCCTCTGTCCGGGCATAAACGATGTGATCCGATCCATCGTGCTCACCCTCTATCACTCCTACGGCGTGCGCCACATTTACGGTATCCGCTACGGATTGCAGGGGTTCATTCCCGGCTACGGCCACGATGTGGTGGAGCTTACTCCGGAGGTGGTGGCGAGCATTCACGAGCTGGGAGGCACCTTCCTGGGCACCTCCCGGGGACACCAACCCATTGATCAAATCGTGGACGCTCTGGAGCGCATGAATGTAAACATCCTTTTCATGATCGGCGGGGACGGCACCTTTCGGGCGGCTAACAAAATCCGAGAGGAAATTGACCGGCGGGGTCTCAAGATCGCGGTGGTGGGAATTCCCAAGACCATTGACAACGACATCTGGCTGGTATCCCGCACCTTCGGATTCGTGACCGCGGTGGAGGAGGCCTGCAAGGCCATTCGGTGTGCCCATACCGAGGCCATTGGGGCCCCCAACGGTATCGGACTGGTCAAGGTGATGGGACGCCACTCGGGTTTCATCGCCGCGGCAGCCACGCTGGCCACCAAGGAGGTCAACTTCTGCCTGATACCCGAGGAGGACTTCGATCTCGATGGCCCCCGGGGGTTGCTTGCGGCCCTGGAAAGACGCCTGGCGGAGCGCAAACACGCGGTGATCGTGGTGGCCGAGGGCGCCGGGCAGAAGTATGTGCAGGGTGAAAAACCGGAATACGACCCCTCGGGCAATCTGAAACTCGGGGACATCGGGGCCTTCCTGCGGGATCGCATCAAGGCCTATTTCAAGGCGAAAAACATCGAAGTCTATGTGCGTTATATCGACCCCAGTTACATCATCCGGAGTGTGCCAGCCTGCGTGGACGACCGGATCTACTGCGGTTTCCTGGGGCAGTACGCCGTGCACGCCGCCATGGCCGGAAAGACCGGTCTTATGATCAGTTACCTAAATCACCACTATGTGCACCTTCCCCTTTCCGAAGCCGTAAAGCGCCGCAAGCAGGTGAACACCCAGAGCCGATTCTGGCTCTCGGTGCTGGAGTCCACCGGCCAGGGGAGGCTTAAAAACGAATGA
- a CDS encoding class II fructose-bisphosphate aldolase, with product MVDEKKEFDGEVYRAVFAEGGEKERRLRALRERVLEMGVRPASIYPLYREMAREFPGFTVPAVNIRGLTYDVARTLFRVARRLSVGAVLVEIARSEMGYTRQRPLEYATVVLAAAAREEFPGPVFLQGDHFQANRRAFLANPQAEKEALRALIREAIEAGFYNIDIDASTLVDLSKETLEEQQRPNYELTAELAAYVRSLEPEGITVNLGGEIGEIGGHNSTPEELRAFMEGFGRSFSGEVGLSKISVQTGSSHGGVVLPDGSVARVQIDFDTLRVLSDIARREYGLAGAVQHGASTLPEDYFHLFPDVGCAEIHLATGFQNIVFDHPALPAEFKERVYAYLRENLRKEWKEGWTEAQFLYKTRKKAFGIFKKEWWDLPEKVKIPIMETLAETFERIFRALRVIDTLELVRRVIRF from the coding sequence ATGGTGGACGAGAAAAAAGAATTTGATGGTGAGGTTTATCGGGCGGTCTTTGCGGAGGGGGGAGAAAAGGAGAGGCGTTTGCGGGCCCTGAGGGAGCGGGTGCTTGAGATGGGGGTGCGTCCGGCCTCCATATATCCCCTCTATCGGGAGATGGCCCGTGAGTTTCCGGGTTTCACCGTGCCGGCCGTAAACATTCGGGGGCTTACCTACGATGTGGCCCGAACCCTCTTTCGGGTGGCCCGGCGGCTTTCCGTGGGGGCGGTTCTGGTGGAGATCGCCCGCTCGGAGATGGGGTATACCCGGCAGAGACCCCTTGAGTATGCCACGGTGGTGCTGGCCGCGGCGGCCCGGGAGGAGTTCCCCGGTCCCGTGTTTCTTCAGGGCGATCATTTTCAGGCCAACCGCAGGGCTTTTCTGGCCAACCCTCAGGCGGAAAAGGAGGCCCTCAGGGCCCTTATCCGGGAGGCCATTGAGGCCGGTTTCTATAACATCGACATAGACGCCTCTACCCTGGTGGATCTATCCAAGGAGACTCTTGAGGAGCAACAGCGCCCCAATTACGAGCTCACCGCGGAACTGGCCGCGTATGTGCGCTCCTTGGAACCCGAGGGGATCACGGTAAACCTGGGCGGAGAAATCGGGGAGATCGGAGGGCACAACAGCACCCCGGAGGAACTCCGGGCCTTTATGGAGGGTTTTGGCCGGTCGTTTTCCGGTGAGGTGGGGCTTTCCAAGATCAGCGTGCAGACCGGCTCGAGCCACGGAGGGGTGGTGCTTCCGGATGGGTCCGTGGCCCGGGTCCAGATAGACTTTGACACCCTGCGGGTGCTCTCCGACATCGCCCGCAGGGAATACGGGCTGGCCGGGGCGGTTCAGCACGGGGCCTCCACGCTTCCCGAGGACTACTTCCACCTTTTTCCCGATGTGGGATGTGCGGAGATCCATCTGGCCACCGGGTTCCAGAACATCGTATTCGATCATCCGGCTCTCCCCGCGGAATTCAAAGAAAGAGTGTACGCTTATCTCAGGGAAAACCTGCGGAAGGAATGGAAGGAGGGCTGGACCGAGGCGCAGTTTCTCTACAAGACCCGCAAGAAGGCCTTCGGTATTTTTAAAAAGGAATGGTGGGATCTTCCCGAAAAGGTGAAGATTCCCATCATGGAGACCCTGGCCGAGACCTTCGAGCGTATCTTCCGGGCCCTCCGGGTCATCGACACCCTGGAGCTGGTTCGGAGGGTCATTCGTTTTTAA
- a CDS encoding bacteriohemerythrin, giving the protein MRDRVVIILLVFLGVLPVGLAFWAPRAPWNYALAGAGVLAVAGLFWRLLRGTEGRKTLLSILDEYIHLEFRRAPATERTGEEEKVVQKYANFAALVAAHLEMIQRQARVLAEIRDFMGEVSDKLVNYYEKTDYLSLELYSSSQRAAQDVEVLSRALTDLNTAAGEIASSISNTAQKTSQAREMAMQAKSTIEKLLESTERIGSVAQVINEIADQTNLLALNATIEAARAGEAGKGFAVVAGEVKELARQTAEATKEIARIIEEIQNETRNAVAAVESITSGVLEIDDLATTIASASEEQTATISDITHNIENVQAVVQKTFEASQTLMEHTKEFSQVRTFMESFRTSMETVTMENNVLLHALTVDEAFYREVRDCLEEYTRIELVLLKHYEWMNEVLNGLILGKPPEVQVDPERCALGIFLGDYVADERTEPILRELRPVHEEFHRTAEEIQHRLSRGDQAGALEIFRRETLPRFFRMTELFGRWLSTVSDREVTTLSAGEIREAEEEFITFGPELETGIQEIDQQHRKLVAMVNRLHRAIKSGEGQAALGEILNELVDYTDYHFKTEEYYFDKFGYPEGELHKEIHRKLTAKVLEFKEKFEKGEATLSYDLLNFLKDWLVNHIGKTDKKYAPFLREKGLR; this is encoded by the coding sequence ATGCGAGATCGGGTGGTAATAATCCTGCTCGTTTTCCTGGGAGTTCTTCCTGTGGGGCTGGCGTTCTGGGCCCCGAGGGCGCCCTGGAACTATGCGTTGGCCGGAGCGGGTGTTCTGGCCGTTGCAGGCCTTTTCTGGCGTCTCCTCCGGGGTACGGAGGGAAGAAAAACATTACTATCGATCCTTGATGAGTATATACATCTGGAATTTCGTCGTGCTCCTGCTACGGAAAGAACCGGCGAGGAAGAAAAGGTGGTACAAAAGTACGCCAACTTTGCGGCGCTGGTAGCGGCGCACCTCGAAATGATCCAGCGTCAGGCCCGGGTGCTGGCCGAGATAAGGGACTTCATGGGGGAAGTCTCGGACAAGCTGGTAAATTACTACGAGAAAACCGACTACCTATCCCTGGAACTTTACAGCTCTTCTCAGAGGGCGGCCCAGGATGTGGAGGTGCTCTCCCGGGCCCTCACCGACCTCAACACCGCCGCGGGGGAAATCGCCTCGAGTATCTCCAACACCGCCCAGAAGACCTCCCAGGCCCGGGAGATGGCCATGCAGGCCAAGAGCACCATAGAGAAACTCCTGGAAAGCACGGAGCGCATCGGCTCCGTGGCCCAGGTCATAAACGAGATCGCTGACCAGACCAATCTTCTGGCCTTAAACGCCACCATTGAGGCGGCCCGGGCCGGGGAGGCCGGAAAGGGATTCGCCGTGGTGGCGGGCGAGGTCAAGGAACTCGCCCGGCAGACCGCCGAGGCCACCAAGGAGATCGCCCGCATAATCGAGGAGATTCAGAACGAAACGCGCAACGCTGTGGCCGCGGTGGAGAGCATCACCAGCGGGGTGCTGGAGATAGACGACCTCGCCACCACCATCGCCTCGGCCAGCGAGGAGCAGACCGCCACCATCTCCGACATCACCCACAATATCGAAAATGTCCAGGCCGTGGTGCAGAAGACCTTCGAGGCCTCCCAGACCCTCATGGAACACACCAAGGAGTTCTCCCAGGTGCGCACCTTCATGGAGTCCTTCCGCACCTCTATGGAAACCGTCACCATGGAAAACAATGTCCTGCTCCACGCCCTTACGGTGGACGAGGCCTTCTACCGGGAGGTCAGGGACTGTCTAGAGGAATACACCCGCATAGAACTGGTGCTCCTCAAGCACTACGAGTGGATGAACGAGGTGCTTAACGGTCTTATCCTGGGCAAGCCGCCGGAGGTTCAGGTGGACCCGGAACGCTGCGCCCTGGGGATCTTCCTGGGCGACTATGTCGCCGACGAGCGCACCGAACCCATCCTGCGCGAGTTGCGCCCGGTGCACGAGGAGTTTCACCGCACCGCGGAGGAGATCCAGCACCGCCTCTCCCGGGGGGACCAGGCCGGGGCCCTGGAGATCTTCCGCCGGGAGACCCTCCCCCGATTTTTCAGGATGACCGAACTCTTCGGCCGGTGGCTTTCCACGGTGAGCGACCGGGAGGTCACCACCCTTTCCGCCGGGGAGATCCGGGAGGCCGAGGAGGAGTTCATCACCTTCGGGCCGGAGCTCGAGACCGGAATCCAGGAGATAGACCAGCAGCATCGCAAACTGGTAGCTATGGTTAATCGACTCCACCGGGCCATAAAGAGCGGAGAGGGGCAGGCTGCACTGGGAGAGATCCTGAACGAACTGGTGGACTACACCGACTATCACTTCAAGACCGAGGAGTACTACTTCGACAAGTTCGGTTACCCCGAGGGTGAGCTCCACAAGGAGATCCACCGCAAGCTCACCGCCAAGGTACTGGAGTTCAAGGAGAAGTTCGAAAAGGGCGAGGCCACCCTCTCCTACGACCTCCTGAACTTCCTCAAGGACTGGCTGGTCAATCACATCGGAAAGACCGACAAGAAGTACGCCCCCTTCCTCAGGGAGAAGGGGCTTCGTTAA
- a CDS encoding exonuclease SbcCD subunit D, producing the protein MRILHTADWHLGKLFYGVHLTGDQIRFFETEFLPLTRDLRPDLVVVAGDVFDRPVPSAEAVGLFGEILARLHETGARILLIPGNHDHRERLAFARELFARLRIHVAEEAEYLFDPLRMGRVSLTLAPHLTPLHLKELLRRRSLSGDILFSEPGDLWSMALAEAGAPEGTFRVFVGHLFVEGGQRGDSETDLWVGGEEALPASLFHRFHLVLLGHLHRHQQPAPGLYYAGSPYPLSFADTETPKGVLVFEVDPHRGSFSAEFVPLAPPREMRVLRGSFSDLLAHPPTQAYVKIVLEDETPVPQAFERLKRRFPGLLVLETPYLRGVSGGTLAGSEVGRTDPRALFAAFVREVAGRAPSSEEEKLFEEALQRLNEAPSP; encoded by the coding sequence GTGAGGATCCTTCATACCGCGGACTGGCACCTGGGCAAACTTTTCTACGGGGTTCACCTTACCGGGGATCAGATTCGCTTCTTTGAGACCGAATTCCTGCCCCTGACCAGAGACCTTCGGCCTGATCTGGTGGTGGTGGCCGGGGATGTGTTCGACCGACCGGTACCCTCCGCCGAGGCTGTGGGCCTTTTCGGGGAGATCCTGGCCCGCCTGCACGAAACCGGGGCCCGTATCCTCCTCATACCGGGAAATCACGACCATCGGGAACGCCTGGCCTTCGCCCGGGAGCTTTTCGCCCGGCTGCGCATCCATGTGGCCGAGGAAGCGGAATACCTCTTCGATCCCCTTCGTATGGGGCGGGTGTCGCTCACCCTGGCCCCTCATCTTACCCCCCTGCATCTGAAAGAGCTCCTCAGGCGGCGTTCCCTCTCGGGGGATATCCTTTTTTCCGAACCGGGGGACCTCTGGTCCATGGCCCTGGCCGAGGCCGGGGCCCCGGAGGGAACCTTCCGCGTTTTCGTGGGACACCTCTTCGTGGAGGGCGGACAGCGGGGGGATTCCGAAACCGATCTGTGGGTGGGGGGAGAGGAGGCCCTTCCCGCGAGTCTCTTCCACCGTTTCCACCTGGTGCTTCTGGGGCATCTTCACCGGCATCAGCAGCCCGCTCCGGGCCTCTACTACGCCGGCTCTCCCTATCCCCTCTCCTTTGCGGATACCGAAACCCCAAAGGGAGTGCTCGTTTTCGAGGTCGATCCCCACCGGGGGAGCTTCTCCGCGGAGTTTGTCCCCCTCGCCCCTCCCCGGGAGATGAGGGTCCTTCGGGGGAGCTTTTCCGACCTCCTCGCTCATCCTCCCACCCAGGCCTATGTAAAGATCGTGCTCGAGGACGAGACCCCCGTGCCCCAGGCCTTTGAAAGGCTCAAACGCCGCTTCCCGGGGCTTCTGGTGCTGGAGACCCCGTATCTTAGAGGGGTTTCAGGAGGAACCCTCGCGGGGTCGGAGGTGGGAAGGACCGATCCCCGGGCTCTCTTTGCGGCCTTCGTGCGGGAGGTGGCCGGAAGAGCCCCCTCCTCCGAGGAGGAAAAACTCTTCGAGGAGGCCCTGCAGCGCCTTAACGAAGCCCCTTCTCCCTGA